DNA sequence from the Deinococcus budaensis genome:
CCGTTTTCTGGAGGAGATCGAGGGCGGCTTCGACGCGGTGGACCCCTACGGGCAGGTCATCGACTACCGCACCAAAAGCTGGAAGGACTACCGCCCCACCGTGCCCGCGCGCGCAAACGCCGTGAAGAACACCAGCCCCATGACCTCGGAGATGGCTTACCGGGGCGGCGAGAAGGTCACCCACCCCAAGTTCGGGGAGGGGCAGGTGCTCGCGGTGGCGGGCGTGGGCGACCGCCAGGAGGTCACGGTGCATTTCGCCTCGGCAGGCACCAAGAAACTGCTGGTGAAATTCGCCAACCTCACCAAGCTGTAGGCCTCACTCGCGGTTGACGATGTGGCGCAATGTGCCGGGGGGTGTACCGAGAAGCTGATGGGCCGCCAGCGGATGCACCGGCCTGCTCGCCAGCTCGGTCAAGGGAATCCAGTCGCAGGGAAAGGAGGTCTGGTCGAGCACGGCAAACGGCCCGGCGGGAAGTTCCGCTGGGGCTTCCATGCGGAAATAAAAGCCGATCTCATGCTGACGGGCCGCCCCCACCCCGAAAAAGGACTCGACAATGCCGGCGAGGTGCAGCGGCCCCGGCTCCAGCCCGGTTTCCTCGGTCCATTCGCGGGCGGCGCCGGAGGCCGCGTCCTCGCCCACCGCGAGGGCGCCGCCCGGCAGGTACCAGAACGGCAGCCCCGGCTCGGAGGTCGCCAGCAGTTTTCCGTCCCGCACGCAGAGGATGGCGACGCGCACACTGAACTTCACGCCGCCCAGGGGCAATCGGATATCGGTCATGGGGAAGCAGTCTGGCGTCTGCACCGGCTCTGACGCACCCAGCCAGATGGCGGAGGATCACCAGACCCCTTCACAGCTGGCCGAAAACGTCTGGAGGGGAAGCCCGAACAGCGTCAACGCCTGCACCGTACCCCGGTAATGCTGGCGGCTGACGAAGGGAAGCTCGCCGCAGTCGCCCTCTCCCCCCTCCGGTACGACGCGCACGACGCGCAGACGCAGAATCAGGATTCTCTGCGCCGGGTTATCCAGCAGGTTGAAGGTTTCGCGCAGGGCGTGGCGGGC
Encoded proteins:
- a CDS encoding NUDIX hydrolase, which encodes MTDIRLPLGGVKFSVRVAILCVRDGKLLATSEPGLPFWYLPGGALAVGEDAASGAAREWTEETGLEPGPLHLAGIVESFFGVGAARQHEIGFYFRMEAPAELPAGPFAVLDQTSFPCDWIPLTELASRPVHPLAAHQLLGTPPGTLRHIVNRE